The Episyrphus balteatus chromosome 4, idEpiBalt1.1, whole genome shotgun sequence genome includes a window with the following:
- the LOC129918133 gene encoding mitochondrial ribonuclease P catalytic subunit has product MTFPQIKKFPYLLQFLTSNKNCLSTIIRNSNRNYKRTTISSLPRVNFVSEFKQKAHENSTHLCPTEWKKLREQLLANSRNIHLQNVDAIILGQCNSTEDLPIAKSYIEFLESQSIQPNNATLGKLLKIYYLSGKTSKLTEKDEMEILKIYNKIRAERDALDAVTCENLIHGLLATSYWKDSLDILKMIKLSSSPSIHVYSLIISKAFLSNEIDLGWKFLEEMIEADKQPTCEVYISYIQYSSLDSVKFVENIEKLFNFLGKYEILISEAVIEKLKGTIETLDHRINLTKLNGNGKCVNCQSHMRNISISDEEFEKLSSSFLERVLIRKDVFLKSSPKEVENFTKFIEKTGPFDCVIDGLNVAYSCGAKKPSKVFVNLLSSVVKYLKRQNKHVLVLGRKHMDTWPKEGMNYVKRNSCVFLTNNLTQDDPFLLYAAIKSGQSTDFFSRDLMRSHAFLLGAELKYIFKRWQQEHQYSLVTVSDKGIIVKEPTRHFKFAQKVNDTWHIPYKATYSPNPTEVLDVPENWICIKFKK; this is encoded by the exons ATGACATttccacaaataaaaaaatttccatatttattacaatttcttacatcaaataaaaattgtttatccACAATTATTAGAAATTCCAACAGAAATTACAAACGCACAACTATCTCGAGTCTACCCCGTGTAAACTTCGTTTCcgaattcaaacaaaaagctcaTGAAAATAGCACACATCTCTGCCCAACTGAGTGGAAGAAACTCAGAGAACAACTTCTTGCCAACAGTAGAAATATTCATCTACAGAATGTCGATGCTATTATCCTTGGCCAATGTAACAGCACCGAAGATTTACCAATTGCCAAAAGTTACATTGAATTTCTTGAATCACAATCAATTCAACCAAACAATGCCACCTTAGGTAAGCTTCTAAAAATCTACTATTTATCTGGGAAAACTAGTAAATTGACTGAAAAAGATGAaatggaaattttaaaaatttataacaaaatccGAGCCGAACGAGATGCTCTGGATGCAGTCACATGTGAAAATCTTATTCATGGTTTATTAGCGACTTCGTATTGGAAGGATTCTTTAGATATCCTTAAAATGATCAAGTTATCATCATCTCCTTCGATACATGTCTACAGTTTAATTATAAGTAAAGCTTTTTTGTCCAATGAAATAGATCTAGGGTGGAAATTTCTTGAGGAGATGATAGAAGCTGATAAACAGCCTACTTGTGAGGTTTATATATCTTATATCCAATATTCTTCTTTGGATTCTGTTAAGTTTGttgaaaatatagaaaaactattcaacttTCTTGGAAAGTATGAAATTCTAATTAGCGAAGCTGTGATAGAAAAGTTGAAAGGTACTATAGAAACACTTGATCATAGAATCAACTTGACCAAGTTGAATGGAAATGGTAAATGTGTGAATTGTCAATCTCACATGAGAAATATTTCCATAagtgatgaagaattcgaaaaaTTGAGTTCTTCATTTTTGGAGCGTGTTCTAATACGAaaagatgtatttttaaaatctaGTCCAAAAGAAGTTGAAAACTTTACTAAATTCATTGAGAAAACAGGACCTTTTGATTGTGTGATTGATGGTTTGAATGTAGCATATTCATGTGGAGCTAAAAAGCCTTCAAAAGTGTTTGTTAATTTG ctttcatcagttgtaaaatatttaaaaagacaaaataaaCATGTTTTAGTTTTGGGAAGAAAACATATGGATACTTGGCCAAAAGAGGGAATGAATTATGTTAAGAGAAATTCATGTGTCTTTTTGACAAATAATTT aactcaAGATGATCCATTTCTTTTATATGCAGCTATCAAAAGTGGTCAATCGACAGATTTCTTTTCAAGAGATTTAATGCGATCACATGCGTTTCTGTTAGGAGCTGAAttgaaatatatattcaaaagaTGGCAACAAGAACATCAGTATTCATTGGTAACAGTTTCTGATAAGGGAATTATTGTTAAG GAACCAACTCGTCACTTTAAATTCGCCCAAAAAGTTAACGATACATGGCATATACCTTACAAAGCGACCTACTCGCCGAACCCTACAGAAGTTTTGGATGTGCCGGAGAATTGGatatgtattaaatttaaaaaataa